In the Afipia sp. GAS231 genome, GATCCCGGCCGGTTGTCCTCTCGCGACAGCATGCTGGCGGAGATCGACGCCATGATCGGCTGGGTGAAATCGGCCAAGCCGTCCGACCCGGCGCTCCCGGTTCTGGTGGCCGGCGAGCCCGAACAGATCGCGCGGGCCCAGCGCATCGCCAACGGCATCGACGTCGAGGACGAGACCTGGAACCAGTTGACGGCGATCGCCGCGCGCTACCAGATTTCGCTGGATAGAGCCTGACACTTTGCTATTCCGCCGTCATGCCCGGCCTTGTGCCGGGCATCCACGTTTTGCTTCCCTCTGCGCAAGAAAGACATGGATGGCCGGGCATAGCGAGCGGAAGCGACGCCGTCCTTTGGACGGCTAAGCCCGGCCATGACGAAAAATGAACATTACGACGCGCCGCCGAAATCCTGCGGCGTGAAGCTGAGATCGAGCACTTTCCATTCGCCGTAACGGTCTGCCGGCAGCATCGCATAGGGCTGGCAGGCCTGCAGCGCCTTGACCGCGCCCTGCATCAAAAGCGGCCCTTTCATCGAAGCGCTGGCCTCGATCAGGATCGGATCGGCGGCCAGCTTGCCTTGCTGCGTCATCATCACGCGAAGCTTGACCTTGACGTCGTCGGACGGTGCCAGCGAGGGCGGCAATTTCAGGCAGGTCTTGAGATGACGCCGGAACGCGGCGACGGCGCTGGAAGCAATGTCGGCGTCCTGTGTCGCCGCACCGTCGAAATTGTCGTCGGTTTTGGCGAGGGTTTTCGGTGCCGCCGGCGACGCGGCCGGAAAGGCTGGCGAGAGATCCGGCGGCAAGCCCAGCATGACCTGGTATTTGATCGTTAGATCAGGCTCGGGCGGCTTGTAGGCCGGCGCGGCGGGTTGTTGCGGTTGGGCCGCGGGCTGCGGTGGTGCGGCGGGCGGCGGGGGAGCCGCTGATGGTGCGGCCAGCGCGGCCTGCTTCTGCTGCCGTTCGGCCGCCTGCGGCTTTGCCGCCGGCTGAGCCGGGGTCGACGGGGAAGGCCTGGTATCGAGCAGGGAAAAATCAGGCAGCGGCGTCGGTGTTGGCGTCGGAACCGGCTCCGCCTGTTTCTCTATCGCGGGTTCGGGCGGCACGTCCTGCGACGCCACGATTTCGACCGGCATTGTCTCGGCCGTCACCGTGCCGAATTCATGAACTTCGGAAAACAGCAACAGCAAAGCCACCAGCGAAAGATGGGCGATCGCCGATACCGTGATGTCGGTGGGTATGATCCGCCGCAGGTCCATCGTACCCGAACAATGTCTCGATGTTTCCCCTGACCGCCAGCATACCGCCCGGCGCGGCAACGGCTCAATCCCAATTCGGCGCGAAGCCATAATTGGTGAGCCGGCCTCCGGCACCGCCCATGGCGGAAATCGCCTTCATGTCGTCCTCGAACAATTCGAAATCGAAGATCTCGATGTTCTCCGAGAGCCGTTCCAGTTTCGACGTTCGCGGGATCGCCACGACATTCTGCTGCACCAGCCAGCGCAGGCAAACCTGCGCCGCCGTCTTGCGATAGCGATCGCCGATCCGCAGCAGCGCGCGGTCGTTCTTGATACGGCCCTTGGCGACCGGACTATAGGCGACCAGCGCCATCCCTTGACGTGCGCAGGCGTCCCGGACCTTGGTCTGGTCGAGATAGGGATGGTACTCGACCTGATCGCACACCAGGGGCTCCGGACATGCCGCCACCGCCTCATCGATCAGGGCCACGGTGAAATTGGACACGCCGATATGGCGCGCCAATCCCTGGCTCTTGACCCGCGCCAGCGCACCCAGCGTATCCACGAGCGGCACTTGCGGGTTCGGCCAATGCAGCAGCAGCAGGTCGACCTCGGTCATGCGCAGCCGCGCCAGGCTCTCCTTGGCGGATCGCTCGAGATCGTTCGGCTTGAAGTGGGTCGTCCAGATCTTGGTGGTAAGGAATATCTCGTCGCGTTTCACGCCGGAGGCGCGCACGCCCTCACCCACTTCACGCTCGTTGTCGTAGGCCTGTGCGGTGTCAATGTGGCGATAGCCGAGCCGCAGCGCCTGCTCGACGATGCGCGCGCAGGTCCGGTCGCGCAATTCCCAGGTGCCCAGCCCGATCGCCGGGATTTTTGCGCCATTGGCTTCGACAAAATGCATTACGGGTACTCTCGCATCGAGCCCCATTATGATCCGCCGCGGCGGCGGTGCCAACTCGCGGCGTCTTCGGGCGCCGCGAAAGAATTAGGCTGATGACGGCTCGGTCGCCAAAGCGGCGAACACAGTGTCCGGCGAATGGGCGATCACGGCGAGCAACGCCCGCGCCGGTCCACGCGGGGCGCGCTTGCCCTGCTCCCAGTTCCGGATGGTTTCGACGGGCACGCCGAGCCTGGAGGCGAATTCGGTTTGGGTCAGGCGCGCGCGACGGCGCAAGTCGCGCACCGCAGGCAAGGCAGCGGCTTCGCAGGGCTCGGCGGTCAAGGCTTCGCCGGGCATCGCTGAGGCGAGCCCGGGCATCGCTGAAGCGAGCCCGGGCACCGCCGGGATCGCAAGTGCGACTCCGGGGGCCAGCGGAAACTCCTGTCCGTCCCGCAATTCGACAATCCGTCCGTCTGCTTTTAGCCGCAAGCGCTGCATGTTCGACCTCGCAAGGTCAACATGATCGGCGATGCGCATTAAGGTCCGCTTAACGATAACGGGCGTTTCGGTCTGTCCCTATTGCAGCCCGAACCACAGCGTGGCGATGCCGAGAAACGAGAAGAAGCCGACCACGTCGGTGATGGTGGTAACGAAGGTGCCGGACGCGACCGCCGGGTCGGCGCGGACCCGCTCCAGCACCATCGGAATCAGGATGCCGCCGAGCGCGCCGGCGACCAGGTTGCAGATGATGGCAAGGCCGATCACGACGCCGAGGCCGGGGATCTTGAACCACGCCACCGCGGCAACGCCCGTGATCACCGCAAAGGCGAGCCCGTTGACGAGGCCGACCATCGCCTCGCGCATCACCACCCGCATCGCATTCTTGGAGCCGAGTTCGCGGGTCGCCAGCGCCCGCACCGCTACCGTCATGGTCTGGGTCGCGGCGTTGCCGCCCTGGCTCGCCACGATCGGCGCCAGCACCGCCAGCGCCACCATCTTCTCGAGCTGGCCCTCGAACAGGCCGAGCACGGAGGATGCCAGAAAGGCGGTCGCAAGATTGACCAGGAGCCAGTTGAACCGCGCCCGTGCGATGGTCCAGACGCTGTCGGACAGTTCTTCGTCGCTGGTGACGCCGCCGAGCGCCTTCAGGTCTTCGTCGGCCTCTTCCTCGATGACGTCGACGACGTCGTCGATGGTGATGACGCCGACCAGACGGTTGGTGGTATCGACCACGGGGGCTGCGACGAGATTGTATTTGCCGAACATCCGGGCGACCTCTTCCTGGTCGTCCAGCACGGAAACGCGGCGGCGGTCCTCGTCGATGAGATCGCTGACCTTGACCGGGCGGCGCGCGCGCAGCAGCGTGTCCAGCGACACCGCGCCCTGCCAGTGCTTGTCGGCATCGACCGCATAGATTTCATAAAACCGCTCGGGCAGATCGGGCGTATCGCGCATGTAGTCGATCGTCTGGCCGACGGTCCAGTCCGGCGGCACCGCGATGAATTCGGACTGCATGCGGCGGCCGGCGGAGTTTTCCGGATACAGCAGGCTGCGCTCCAGCGCGTCGCGCTCGGAGGGCGGCAGCTTTTCCAGGATCTCTTCCTGGTCCTCCTCGTCGAGGCCTTCGAGCAGTTCGACGGCGTCGTCGGATTCCAGTTCGCGAACGCCTTCGGCGACAGTTGCCGGCTCGAGTTCCTCGAGGATTTCCTCGCGGACGGCGTCGTCGACCTCGTTCAGCGCCGAGAAGTCGAAATCGGTGCCGGTCAATTCGACCAGGTTGACGCGGTCGTCGGGTTCAAGCGCGCCGATCAAATCACCGAGATCGGCCTCGTGCAGTTCCGCGACCACTTCGCGCAGCCGCGGCGCCTCACCGGCCTGGATGGCGCGGGTAATTTCTTCGACAAATTCCTGGCGGATTTGGCCGTCTTCATCCCGCATCTGGAGATGATCGAGCACGGCGCCGTCGGCGGCGCGCGCTTCGGCGGGATGGGCCACGTCGATATCCTCGGCCATGCGCGCCTCGCCGGTTTGACAGAATGAGAGAACTCGTCTGAGCTATCGCAGCACGCATTACCCAATCGGCAATGCAGAGCGCAATGACAAATATGTAGAACTTGGAATGACCGGAAAGTCGATCAAAACGCTGAGCGCGGCCGTCGCCGCTCTGTTCGCCACGATCATGGCGGCGCAGGCAACCGAATGCGCCCGCAAGGACGTGCTCGGCACCTCACGCGTTCTCGTCGTCGACCCCGCAATCTCTCCGCGCGTCGGCCTGAAGAGCTTTCCGCAGACATTGCCGCTTGGAGATCACGAGGTGGTGCTGACCTTCGACGACGGTCCGTGGCCGGCCACGACCTCGAAGGTTTTGAAGGCGCTGGCGGACGAATGCGTGCACGCGACATTCTTCCTGATCGGAAGGTCAGCCTCGGAACACCCGGAACTGGTGCGGACCATGGCCGCCCAGGGCCATACCATCGGGCACCACACCTGGAGCCATCGCAATCTCAAATATACCAAGCCCGAAACTGCCGCCGGCGAGATCGACAAGGGCATCGCCGCGGTGGAGACTGCCCTTCACGGCACCGCGACCACGAACCCGACCACGCCGTTCTTTCGCTTCCCCTACTTCGAAATGACGCCCCGGACGCTCGACAATCTGGAAAAGCGCGGCATTGCGGTGTTCGGCGCCGATCTCTGGGCCAGCGACTGGAACAAGATGACGCCGCAGCAGGAGCTGAAACTGCTCACCGAGCGGCTCACGATCGCCCGCAAGGGCATTATCCTGCTGCACGATCCCAAGGCGCAGACCGCGGCGATGCTGCCGGCCTTGTTGCGCTACCTCCGCGACAATCACTATCGCGTGGTCCATGTGGTCGCAGCCGCGCCGAAAACCGTCGCCGACAAGGCGCGCTAGATCATGATGCGATGGATCGGATCATGATCTGATCTTATTGTTCGGACATCATCTTTTCGACAATTCGAAGTCCCAGCTGTTGCTGCCGCGCCCCTTCGGGGTCCGGATCGTCACCGGCGGCCAAATTAGGGGTGGAATTCGGACGGTTAAGGCGTCATTCATGGCGCCAAGGATAGCTAGACGGGTAGATATTTGCGTCCTCATTGGAATGAAGCCGGGGTTTTATGATTGCGAGCGTAGGTGTGAGGCACCGGGGCCGGATATCGGCCGCGCTCTGTCTGGGCGTGCTGGCTCTGATCCCGGCACAACGTGCTTCGGCCGCCGGTTGCCCCGGCCATCCCGACGCGCTCGGCACGTCCCGCACGCTGGTGGTCGATCCGCGCGAATATCCCATCATCGGCACCATGCAATACGCCAAGACGCTGCCGCTCAGGGACCATGAGGTGGTGCTGACGTTCGACGACGGTCCGATCCCGAAGAACAGCTACCAGGTCCTGCAAATCCTCGCCGACCAATGTGTGAAGGCGACTTTCTTCCTGGTCGGATCGCAGGCCAGGGCCAATCCGGAAGGCGTGCGCAAGGTTCGTGATGCCGGCCACACGGTTGCCACTCACACCCAGAATCATCCGTCGAACATGCAGCGCATGCCGTTCGATCGTGCGCAAAAGGAAATCGACGACGGCATCGCCTCGGTAACGGCAGCCCTCGCCGACGGCACTGAACCTGCGCCGTTCTTCCGCATTCCCGGCCTCGGCCGCAACGACGCCATCGAGGCCTACGCGGAATCCAAGGGCATCCAGCTCTGGAGCGCGGATTTTCCCGCCGACGACTGGCACCGTATCTCCCCGCAGCGCGTCTACGATCTCGCGATCAAGCGACTGGAGGCCAAGGGAAAAGGCATTCTGCTGCTGCACGACATTCAGGCGCGCACGGTGGCGGCGCTGCCGAAGATCCTGCAAACCCTGAAAGCGCGCGGCTATCGCATCGTTCACGTGGTGCCGGCAACGCCGGAACAGCCGGCGACACCGACCGAGCCGCAGCAATGGTACATCAACCCGACAACGGAGACGGTGGCGACGTCGCGCTGGCCGAAAATTCCGAATTTCGTTTACGCCGCCGCGGCAACGCTTCCCGCGCCGGCCTGGTTCGATTTCGACTGGCGCGATGCCGAACTCGGCATGCTGACGCGCCGCATGCGCGGCGTGCCGCTGGCGCAACGGACAAAGTGGCCAAGCGAAATGATTTTGGCGCAGAACGGCGACGCGACGACGTTGGCGGTTCCAGCCGCGGGCCTCTTCCATATGCCGGAATCGGCTGACGTCACGATGCTGGGCACCCTGCATCGCAGCGAACAAGCCGCGCAGGCGGCCCTTGAAACAGAAGCCTCCGCCAAGCCGGCTCCGGTACAGCCCGGCAAGTCCCGGCGACAGGCGCGCGGCGCTCTGACGCGGCAGGCGCATGGCGGGCCGGCGGCCGTCAGACCGGCCGCGCACCAGACCCGGCACGCTGCACATGCCGGCCGTGGCCCGCAGAAGCAGGCAGCACCAGGCAAAAAGAAACCGGGGTCGGTCCGGGTTGCCGGCCTGAAGAAGCGCTAGAGCGCTTTCCAGCGCAACCGAAAACGTCTCCGCTCAGCTCGACAGGATCTTGGTGACGCAGAGCAGGATGACCAGGGCGAGAAACAACAGGTCGATATACGACTTCATCTCGCCGGCGTGGCGGAGCGCGCTGACCTCGGTGATGACCTGCTTGCGCACAGAGGTCGAATTCGGCCCCTCGCCGGTCGCCGCGATCAGTTTGCGCGCCTCCAGCTCAAGTCGCTCGATGCGCTGGAAGAAATGAAACGACCGCAGCGCCGTCGCCGCGTGCATGCCGGCGTAGACCAGCACGAGAACCGCGACGACCACACGGTTCTGGTACTTCTCCAGGAAATTCAGGGCGAGATAGACCAGCGCCAGGAACACGAAATTGGAGAGGAATCGGTAGGCGTAGCCGAGAAACAGCATGCAAGTGCTCCGGGTAGTCTGGGAAGGGGCGAACTGCGCCGATCGGGCCGGAACCGCCGACCGATGGTCCTCTCAGTTTACGCCAACGGTGTTACAGTAAGGTTTCGAGTTTCCTGCTGCCTTCAAAGGAATCGCGCGCTCGCGGCATTGCGGGCATGCGCATGAGCTCACCGAATCGATTGGGGCGGGCTCAAACTGCATGATTTTGTGGTGCGCTCGGAGGGCGGTCGCGTTTGCTGCGATATCAATGGGTTGCCAAGACTTGTCAAGCCATAAGGTGCATTTCCCGCCTATAAGTGCTCTTCGAGCGGAATACCCAGGCTGCACCAAGTCGGGGGCGCGGCGCCGTTTCAGTAGCGCAGCGGCCGACCCTGCGGACCATTGAAAAGACGTTGGTCAACTATCGATCGTCTTGATTGGCCGGTCCGCGCCGCTCGTGCGGCTGAGCTCTGCAACGATTGCGGGGAGCCGTTGCTTGAACTCATCGAAATTCTGGAAGAAGTCCTTTTCAGACAAAACTGTTGGAACAATGTGCATCGCCTCAAGCTGGTCGATCTGGTCTTGAGGAAGTCCGACAACAAATACCTTTAATCCAGCAGCTTCCAGATCAACCAATACGTCCTGCAGTGCATAAATTCCGGATTGATCCATATAGGTTACGCGCTCCATCCGCAGCACGAGCATTTTTCCAACCGTCGCTCGCTCAGCAATTCGGCGAAAAGCATAGACAAATCCAAAGAACAGCGGGCCGTTGACATGCTTGATCAGAAGCCGCTGCTTTAGTTCGTCCGGGATCTCGAGTTCATCCTGCCACAACTCATCTTCGACCAGTGTCAGAGTCGTGTTCTGTTCCATCGTGCGCGCAATCTTGGTCATGAAGATCAAGGATGCAAGCACGGCGCCGGTGCCGACCGCAGTGATCAGATCAGTGAATATCGTCAATACCACAACGATCAGCATGACCCACGTGTCGCCGCGCGGCGCGCGAAACAGATGAGCAAGGCTGCGATAGTCGATGATGCTCAACCCGGCGCTGACCAGAATTCCTGACAAGACGGCGTGAGGAATGTACCGCACTACGCTGGATAGACCGAGAAGAACCGCCAGCAGGAAGAGACCATGTATCACTCCCGAGGAGCGATGCCGTCCACCGGCCCGAACATTGATGGCGGTTCGCACGAACGCGCCGGCGCCCGGAATACCGCCGAACAGCGCCGCACCTATATTGCCGGTACCCTGGCCGATCAGCTCTCGATTGCTGTCGTGATGCGTCTTCGTCATGTTATCCGTGACGAGCGATGTCGTTAAAGCGTCGATCGCGCCGAGGAACGCGAGTTGAAATGCAGCAATGAAGGAAAACTTGAAGTCGGCAATGTTGAGCCCGGGCAGGACAAAGTCCGGCAGCCCCCTGGGAATGTCGCCGATGGTCGGCGCCGAAAGCCCGAAAGCTACGGCTATGCCCGTCAGCAGGATCAATGCAACGAGAGACGGAGGCACGGCCGAAAGAAAGCGCGGGAGAAGAAATGATATCGCGACGGTCGCCGCCGCAAGCAGGAACGCATCAAGGCGGGCGCCTTGCGCGAGGGCGCCGAAAGACTTCAGAATTTCGACCGGATTGGATGATGGCGAAGGCAGACCCACTATCGGGAAAATCTGCTGAATGATGATGATAATCCCGATGCCTGTCATCAGGCCCGAGATCGCCGGATATGGCAGGAACCGAATATAATTTCCAAGCCTTGCGATCCCGAAGAGCACTTGCAAGGCACCCGCGAGGCAAAAAATTCCAACAACCGGCGCGAGCTGCACTACTCCGTTGGATGATGTGTTTGCCGCAACGACGCTGGCCGCAATAAGCGTCATGGGTGCCGTCGGACCGGAGATCTGGACTGGCGTGCCTCCCAACAGTGCGGCAACGATGCCCAGGATAATTCCACCGTACAATCCGGCGGCAGGCCCCAATCCCGAGGCAACGCCAAACGCGAGGCAAAGCGGCAACGCTACGATGCCGGCAGTTATGCCGCCAAAAATGTCGCCACGCGTGATCGCGATCCCTGACAAAATTCTCCCCTTTTCCAAACTCCCCGGACAGAACCGGCAAGTTCACTCTCGTGAACGGTATGGAATCAATCAGGTATCTGGAACGTAGGGTAGCGCCGATTTGTGGGCGCAAAGCCGAAGCTTGCCATCCTTGCAGAGGCGAAAAACGAAGGTCTTGTCGACCATGATTTCGTTCCCCTCATAGTCGGCGAGATATACGTTGCCCATGGTAATGGCAATTATTCCGTGAATCTGAATCCCATTTTCAGCGGCGTTGTTGTCGTACCAGACGCGCGCCCAAGGCTTTAAGGCAAAGCCCTTGTCATCGGGAAATTCGGGATCGCCACCGACAAAGTATGACAGTGCACCTCGCGCCGTATTGCGAAACGTCTGACGGCCGTGAGCCTGCGTGGGTTTGAAAAACACCACTCCGTCCTGGTAATCGTAGAGTTCATCGATCACGACCGTTGCAGCCGCCCGAAAATCTCCGGACGCCTTATAGACCGTTCCGATCCTCACTAAACCTTCGCACCATGCCTGTTGAGCCGCATTCACTTGCCTCTCGGTGATAGTCATTCGATCACTCCAGTGAGGGCGGCACGAGAAGTAAGCGCAAGTATGTTTGCGCTTTAGTCGGATGTTTTCAAGTTTAGATTACGTTGAAGCGGAAGTGGAAAGTCGCTTACCGTGCTTTTGTCCGACAACGATCTTACGGCTTCGAAGAGCGATATCATGGGTTTGGTGGCGTGCATGGTGTTCGTATTGCGATGCAACCAGAGAACAACGCCGGAAGGGTAGCTTCCCGCCGGACGCTATCGCGCAAAGATCACATGGATGAGATCGGCCGCTCTTGGCAGGCGGCATTGTTTGGGGAAGAATGCAACACGCCGACGCCGCCTCAAATGCCTCAGATGGAGCCGACAATGAGTCGACGACCGTTGCGGTTTGTGATCTGCGCGATGATCGTGTTCGGCTTACAAGCCTGCAGCGGAAAGGATCCGGAAGTCACCGAGCAACCCGTGCGGGGACTTCGCGCCTTCAAGGTAGGCACAAAAGCCGAGAGTCGGGTTCGCCGTTTTCCCACGGTCCTGCAGCCGGCGGACGTCAGCAGTCTATCCTTCGAAATTACCGGACAATTGAAAGCGGTAACGCTCGCTGTCGGCCAAAAGGTGCAGTTGGGAGACCTTCTGGCGGAAATCGACTCGCGTTCGCTGCAGTCGCAGGTCGACCAGGCCAGTGCCGGCGTGCAGCAGGCGCAGGCCCAGCTCGATAACGCAGAAGGCGATTTCCGGCGCAAGGAAGACCTGCTCGGAAAAGGGGTCACAACCCAAGCCATATTCGATCAGTCGAAAGCGACCTTGCTCACGGCGAGAGCGCAATTCGACCAGGCGAAGCGCCAGCTCGAACTGGCAGAACACAACCTGGACCGCAGCAAGCTCGTTGCTCCGTTCTCCGGCACCATCGCCCGCGTCGAGGTCAAGTCATTCGCACAGGTTTCAGCCGGGCAACCGATTGTCACCTTGTACAGTGACGACCGTTTCGAGATGTCTTTCCTCATTCCCTCCCCGACCTTTCAAACCCTGAAGGTCGGGCAACCGGTCACCGTCAAGGTCGCCGACATGCCTGATCTCTCGCTCAAGGGAGAGATCAAGGAGCTCGGGTCCAAGGCAGAGCAGGTCTCTGCGTTCCCGGTCGTTGTCCGGCTGGAAGATAGGGTTGCGGGGCTGAATGCCGGGATGTCGGTCGAAGTCGCGATCCAGGAGCCACTGATCGGTGTAGAAAGCGGCTTTCTGCTGCCGCTCAGTGTCATTGCGCCCGAGGCCGGAAAGGAACTGGAGGGCGCTGCGACCGTCTTTGTCTATAATGGCGCCAGCTCGACAGTGAACAAGCGCAAGGTCACAGTTGGAGGGGTCCGTGACAATCGCCTGATCGTCACGGAAGGCCTTGGCGCGGGCGACATCGTTGCCGCGGCCGGCGTCTCCTATTTGCTTGACGGACAAAAAGTCAAGCTTCTACCCGTCGTGGAGTAGGTATCGTGAGTCTCCTCACGCGATTTGGTCTTGCGCGGTCGCGATTCACCATTGCAGCCATGATTGGGCTGCTTGTTGCCGGCGTGGTCCTCTATCCGAATTTTCCCAAGCGCGAGGACCCGGTCATCGTCATTCGCACGGCGGTGGTATCGGCGCTGTTCCCGGGAATGGCGCCCGAGCGCATCGAAAACCTGATTGCGGTTCCGATCGAACGGAAAATCCGCGAGCTCGCCGAAGTCAAGGATATCAGGACGCTTGGGAGCGAAGGATCGCTGACGATCTACGTCGATCTCAACGATGAGGTCGGCAATGTCAGCGCGACCTGGCAACGGCTGCGCGACAAGGTTGGCGACGTCAAGATCGAGCTGCCCGACGGCGTCGTCGGCCCGTTCGTCAACAGCGACTTCGGCGATGTTGCCATTGCAACGATCGCGATAACCGGCGATGGTTTTTCACCGCGCGAACTGAAGGATGTCGCGGACGATTTCCGCAAGAAACTCTATCAGCTGAGCGGAATCTCCAAGATTGATCTCTTCGGGGTTCAGGACGAACGCGTTTGGCTGGAACTGGACACGCGAAAACTCGCGGCCGTCGGCGTCCAGCTCAACACCCTGGTCAAGGACCTTCAGGCGCAAAACGTCGTGCTGCCGTCGGGATCCATCAATATCGAGGGCACACGCCTGCTGCTGGAAACATCAGGCGACTTTCCGAATGTGCGTGGCGTCGAAACCATGCTGACCCGCGTGGGTGCGACGGACAACCTGGTAAGACTTGCCGATCTCGTCACCGTTCACCGCGGCTACGTCTCCCCCAAAATCAAGCCGGCTTACTTCAACGGGCGATCCGCAGTCGTGCTCAGCGTGATCATGCAGCCCGATCAGGATGTAACTCAGCTTGGACAAAAGCTGCGCGCGACGGCACGCGCCTATGAGCAGCAACTCCCGATCGGATATGCGATCAATTTCGCGACTTACCAGGCGGAACAGGTCCGCGCCTCCGTCAATTCTGCGCTGTCAAACGTTGCGCAGACCTTTGTCGTCGTGGCCGCGCTGGTCGTGCTGTTTCTGGGCCTGCGCGCGGGATTGGTCGCGGCGATGATCGTTCCCTTCGCTGTGATGTTTTCGCTCATCGGCATGCGTTGGCTCGGCATTGCGCTCGAGCAGGTATCGATTGCTGCCATCATCATTGCACTGGGTCTCCTGGTCGACAACGGCGTGGTGATCGTCGAGGATATTGTCAGCCGGATGGGCCGCGGCGTGCCGGCCCAGGCTGCGGGTCTCGCCTCCGGCGAGCAATACGCGCTTCCCCTGCTGATATCGTCGGTCACGACGGTTGCGGCTTTTCTGCCGCTGTTTCTGCTTCCGGGATCGTCGGGCGAATATGGCTACTCGCTCGCCGCGGTCGTCGCCTTGACGCTGACCGGCTCGTGGATCACGGCCGTCTACATCCTTCCGGCGTTGACGGTCTGGTTGTTCGGCCGCGGCCAGGTTGCGGAAAACCAGGCTGCTTCTCCTTCACGGCTGCAAAGGCTCTACGCGATCGCCTTGCGGACCGCGCTCCGCTTTTCGCCGATCGTGCTGGCCGCGTGCATCGTCTTAGTCTTGCTGTCGCTGTCGCTGTTCGGCCGCGTGCCAAAACA is a window encoding:
- a CDS encoding efflux RND transporter permease subunit, with amino-acid sequence MSLLTRFGLARSRFTIAAMIGLLVAGVVLYPNFPKREDPVIVIRTAVVSALFPGMAPERIENLIAVPIERKIRELAEVKDIRTLGSEGSLTIYVDLNDEVGNVSATWQRLRDKVGDVKIELPDGVVGPFVNSDFGDVAIATIAITGDGFSPRELKDVADDFRKKLYQLSGISKIDLFGVQDERVWLELDTRKLAAVGVQLNTLVKDLQAQNVVLPSGSINIEGTRLLLETSGDFPNVRGVETMLTRVGATDNLVRLADLVTVHRGYVSPKIKPAYFNGRSAVVLSVIMQPDQDVTQLGQKLRATARAYEQQLPIGYAINFATYQAEQVRASVNSALSNVAQTFVVVAALVVLFLGLRAGLVAAMIVPFAVMFSLIGMRWLGIALEQVSIAAIIIALGLLVDNGVVIVEDIVSRMGRGVPAQAAGLASGEQYALPLLISSVTTVAAFLPLFLLPGSSGEYGYSLAAVVALTLTGSWITAVYILPALTVWLFGRGQVAENQAASPSRLQRLYAIALRTALRFSPIVLAACIVLVLLSLSLFGRVPKQMFPLSERNQFLIYMNMPDGTDVSRTETKALEISRWLGDKTQNPEIASNIVYIGDGGPRFYLTLTPVAPDPASAFFLINTNDYAGAVRAADRAWKYLYANHPEARFKIKRLAMGAVESGIVDVEISGPDADRLLALSASVQALFRAAPDVHDNEDDWGNKLIKVVVEIDQDRARQLGITSEEITQLLNTYFSGAAVSIYREGDNLIPIVLRAGAYTSENLEGLTSATFAKNGGLIPLAQVARLRPEFDFARIRRKNQERTITVTARSASLTAGQLLESIRPALPALDLAGGYHYTIGGEIEKSAETNQKLAAGFPLALGIMVLAIILQFNSFRRTLLTFITIPLIVIGIPFGLLLTGQPLSFFGTLGIISLSGIIINNAIVLIDQIDIERRELDLRDAIVVASEKRLRPILLTSATTVLGLAPMAIAGGALWQPMAVLMMSGLAIASLLTLFFVPAGYLLLFRFDKRL